In Reichenbachiella agarivorans, one genomic interval encodes:
- the recR gene encoding recombination mediator RecR, producing MEFPNELIEEAVREISKLPGIGKKTALRLVLHLLKERESTTEDLSAALLRLRKETKYCQTCHIISHSIDCTCRTINTDVSVICVVVDTPDMLAIRSTGQYKGMFHVLGGVISPIEGVGPEDLHIDSLIKRVEASAGEIKEVILALSATMEGDTTSFYISRKLEAANVKISSIARGIPVGGELEYADEVTLGRSIITRTVYNQGGF from the coding sequence ATGGAGTTTCCAAACGAACTAATAGAAGAAGCAGTCCGAGAAATCTCAAAGCTGCCTGGAATAGGGAAGAAGACCGCGTTGAGATTGGTTCTTCATCTGCTAAAGGAGCGAGAATCTACCACAGAAGATTTGTCGGCAGCTTTGCTGAGACTCAGAAAGGAAACCAAGTATTGCCAGACTTGCCATATCATCTCCCATAGTATCGATTGTACCTGTCGTACAATCAATACCGATGTGTCGGTGATTTGTGTGGTGGTAGATACGCCAGATATGCTGGCGATTCGGAGCACAGGGCAGTACAAAGGGATGTTTCATGTGTTGGGAGGGGTTATTTCACCTATAGAAGGGGTGGGGCCAGAAGATTTACATATTGACTCTTTGATCAAAAGAGTAGAGGCATCTGCGGGAGAAATCAAGGAGGTGATTTTGGCACTGAGTGCTACCATGGAAGGTGACACCACGTCATTTTATATCTCTAGAAAACTCGAAGCAGCCAATGTGAAAATATCTAGCATTGCCAGAGGAATTCCCGTAGGAGGAGAGCTGGAGTATGCTGATGAAGTGACACTGGGACGTAGTATCATCACCAGGACTGTGTACAACCAAGGTGGATTTTAG
- a CDS encoding ATP-dependent Clp protease adaptor ClpS, which yields MSWQFEEEEFVLVEENVEEGKGLVVFNDEVNSFDHVIDTLIKVCKHERIQAEQCTYIIHFNGKCEVKKGTYLDLKPMKEAILDAGINAMIV from the coding sequence ATGTCTTGGCAGTTTGAAGAAGAAGAATTTGTACTAGTTGAAGAAAACGTAGAAGAGGGCAAAGGCTTGGTTGTATTCAATGATGAAGTCAATTCATTTGATCACGTCATTGACACTTTGATCAAAGTCTGCAAGCACGAAAGGATTCAAGCAGAACAGTGTACGTATATCATCCATTTCAACGGAAAGTGTGAGGTCAAGAAAGGAACTTATCTCGACCTAAAACCCATGAAAGAAGCCATTCTGGATGCAGGTATCAATGCCATGATCGTCTAA
- a CDS encoding C40 family peptidase — protein MNKYLLTLLGLLVLFSTTTQAQSKKKKKKLQEVNLVITTAQSYLGTPYQYGGTSSRGIDCSSLIQNSYSQAGYTVPRTSKDQSKYGKKVSLNRVKPGDVVFFKFKKKGDKWLHSGLITSTDSDKVYFIHASSSKGVVQSDLYADYYKSRIRTIRRVIK, from the coding sequence ATGAATAAATATCTATTGACGCTTCTTGGATTGCTAGTACTATTTTCGACCACCACTCAGGCCCAGAGTAAGAAGAAAAAAAAGAAATTACAAGAGGTCAATTTGGTCATCACCACAGCCCAAAGTTACTTGGGAACCCCCTACCAATATGGTGGGACCAGCTCCAGAGGCATTGACTGTAGTAGTTTGATTCAAAACTCCTACTCGCAAGCAGGTTACACTGTACCGCGCACTTCAAAAGACCAATCCAAATACGGCAAAAAAGTAAGCCTCAACCGTGTCAAGCCTGGTGATGTAGTATTCTTTAAATTCAAGAAAAAAGGCGACAAATGGCTTCATAGTGGGTTGATCACCTCCACCGACTCGGACAAAGTATATTTTATCCACGCATCCTCCTCCAAAGGTGTCGTACAGTCAGACCTCTACGCTGACTACTACAAATCCAGAATAAGAACAATCCGTAGGGTGATTAAATAG
- the miaA gene encoding tRNA (adenosine(37)-N6)-dimethylallyltransferase MiaA, whose product MKTPLLVVIAGPTAIGKTAVSIELARHYQSVILSADSRQFYREMEIGTAKPSENELAAVPHHFINSHTIHQVYDAASFAEEADRLVMQLFERHPVVFVVGGSGLYIKALCEGLDEMPEIPTSVREQLKEDFEANGLDVLLEELKVHDLEYYNQVDRHNHQRVIRALEVIRYTKQPFSSFRVAKGKSTVKPYRILKVGIEEDRDALYERIDQRMDVMIANGLFEEAHALYEHRQLNALQTVGYREIFGYLDGDYDKEEAIRLLKRNSRRYAKRQMTWFKKDEDFIWFTRDQVSEMIALIDENSNLVS is encoded by the coding sequence ATGAAAACACCTCTTTTAGTGGTCATCGCTGGGCCAACGGCAATAGGGAAAACAGCTGTTTCTATTGAGTTGGCACGTCATTACCAAAGTGTGATTTTATCAGCGGATTCGAGACAGTTTTATCGTGAGATGGAGATTGGGACGGCCAAACCGTCAGAGAATGAACTGGCTGCTGTACCACATCATTTCATCAATTCCCATACGATCCATCAAGTATATGATGCAGCCAGTTTTGCAGAGGAAGCCGATCGGTTGGTGATGCAATTGTTCGAGCGACATCCAGTGGTGTTTGTGGTAGGAGGGTCAGGGCTTTATATCAAAGCACTGTGCGAAGGATTAGATGAGATGCCAGAGATCCCTACATCAGTCAGAGAGCAGTTAAAAGAGGATTTCGAAGCAAACGGTTTGGACGTACTGTTGGAGGAGTTGAAAGTACATGACTTGGAATATTATAATCAGGTGGATCGGCACAATCACCAGCGAGTTATTCGTGCCTTGGAAGTGATTCGATATACGAAACAGCCTTTTTCATCATTTCGTGTGGCGAAAGGAAAATCGACAGTCAAACCATACCGGATATTGAAGGTTGGAATAGAAGAAGATCGTGATGCACTCTATGAGCGGATCGATCAGCGCATGGATGTGATGATCGCCAATGGGTTATTTGAAGAAGCCCACGCACTCTATGAACACCGCCAACTCAATGCACTACAGACTGTAGGTTACCGTGAGATTTTTGGTTACCTCGATGGGGATTATGACAAAGAAGAGGCCATCCGGCTCCTCAAAAGAAACTCTCGCCGCTATGCCAAACGCCAAATGACCTGGTTCAAAAAAGACGAAGATTTCATCTGGTTCACAAGAGATCAGGTGTCAGAGATGATAGCGTTGATTGATGAGAATTCCAATCTCGTATCTTGA
- a CDS encoding DUF1987 domain-containing protein, which yields MSKLVFRPTRITPLIFFDPDRGLLELRGKSSPENAIGFYSKLINGIEAFAEHGDRGLVANFKLEYFNTSSSKCIFDILKKLMLIEKNGKKLSINWYYEEYDEDMQEAGEDYADLLGTTFNYIETVY from the coding sequence ATGAGCAAATTAGTTTTTAGACCTACCAGAATCACTCCTCTCATTTTTTTTGATCCAGATAGAGGACTATTGGAACTCCGAGGAAAATCTAGTCCCGAAAATGCAATCGGTTTTTACAGCAAACTCATCAACGGAATTGAAGCTTTTGCCGAACATGGTGACAGAGGACTGGTTGCCAATTTTAAACTTGAATACTTTAACACCAGTTCTTCCAAATGCATTTTTGACATTCTGAAAAAACTGATGTTGATCGAGAAAAATGGAAAAAAACTATCCATCAACTGGTACTACGAAGAGTATGATGAGGATATGCAAGAAGCAGGCGAAGACTATGCGGACTTGCTCGGCACAACCTTCAACTACATAGAAACGGTTTACTAG